A stretch of Microcoleus sp. FACHB-68 DNA encodes these proteins:
- the gcvP gene encoding aminomethyl-transferring glycine dehydrogenase, which produces MPNLNTTASTETNLSSLLNPDLAPTDTFVHRHIGPNSDEIQQMLDVLGLPSLDTLIDKTVPQVIRLTQPLQLPEAQTEYAALATLKQIASKNQVFRSFTGMGYYDCITPPVIGRNILENPGWYTAYTPYQAEIAQGRLEALLNFQTMIIDLTGLEIANASLLDEATAAAEAMAMSYGFCKTKAKAFFVSQNCHPQTIEVVQTRAKPLGIEVIVGDHQTFNFEQAIFGALLQYPASDGAIYDYRPFVEKAHSAGALVTVAADILSLCILQPPGEFGADIAVGSTQRFGVPLGYGGPHAAYFATREAYKRQVPGRIVGVSQDANGKPALRLALQTREQHIRRDKATSNICTAQVLLAVIASMYAVYHGPTGLQRIAQRVHQLTAILAVGLKRLGYSIGSEPFFDTLRVELGSKSLEEILQTAEVNRINLRTIDATTIGISLDETATVTDLLDLWHIFAGSETLPFTVEELLHSGEWPRLKLRSSSYLTHPVFNRYHSETELLRYLHQLEAKDLSLTTSMIPLGSCTMKLNATAEMMPVSWPEFNKLHPFAPRSQTQGYQILFGQLERWLAEITGFAGVSLQPNAGSQGEYAGLLVIRQYHEQRQEAHRDVCLIPQSAHGTNPASAVMCGMKVVPVACDTQGNVDLDDLKDKAQKHSKELAALMVTYPSTHGVFEEQIKEICEVVHAQGGQVYMDGANMNAQVGLCRPGDFGADVCHLNLHKTFCIPHGGGGPGMGPIGVASHLVPFLPQHGVVKHEELRIKNGENSQISVGAVSAAPWGSASILPISWMYIVMMGAAGLTQATKVAILNANYIARRLEAYYPVLYKGKAGLVAHECILDLRSLKKSAGIEVDDIAKRLMDYGFHAPTVSWPVAGTMMVEPTESESKEELDRFCDAMIAIRHEIEEIELGQADAEDNVLKNAPHTAESLMVAEWNHSYEREQAAFPVPWTREHKFWPAVGRIDNAFGDRNFVCSCLPMEAYSPA; this is translated from the coding sequence ATGCCTAATTTGAATACCACAGCTAGCACAGAGACCAATTTATCAAGTTTGCTGAACCCTGACCTTGCGCCGACCGATACATTTGTTCATCGGCACATTGGCCCTAATTCCGATGAAATTCAGCAAATGCTTGATGTGCTAGGGCTGCCATCCCTTGACACCCTCATCGATAAAACAGTCCCCCAAGTAATCAGGTTGACTCAACCGCTGCAATTGCCGGAAGCGCAAACCGAATACGCAGCCTTGGCAACATTGAAACAGATTGCCTCAAAAAATCAGGTGTTCCGCTCATTCACGGGCATGGGCTATTACGACTGTATCACCCCGCCGGTTATCGGGCGCAACATCCTAGAAAATCCCGGCTGGTATACCGCTTACACGCCTTATCAAGCGGAAATTGCCCAAGGGCGTCTGGAAGCATTACTGAATTTCCAGACGATGATTATCGACCTCACCGGCTTGGAAATTGCCAACGCGTCTCTACTGGATGAAGCCACAGCCGCCGCAGAAGCGATGGCGATGAGCTATGGCTTCTGCAAAACAAAAGCCAAAGCTTTCTTTGTATCCCAAAACTGCCATCCCCAAACCATCGAAGTTGTGCAAACTCGCGCTAAACCACTGGGGATTGAAGTCATTGTCGGCGATCACCAAACGTTTAACTTTGAACAAGCAATTTTTGGGGCGCTGCTGCAATATCCCGCCAGTGATGGGGCAATTTACGATTACCGGCCTTTTGTTGAAAAAGCCCACAGTGCCGGTGCCTTGGTGACAGTGGCGGCAGATATTTTAAGTCTTTGTATCTTGCAACCCCCCGGCGAATTTGGAGCAGATATTGCCGTTGGAAGCACCCAGCGCTTCGGAGTTCCCCTCGGATATGGGGGACCTCACGCAGCCTATTTTGCCACGCGAGAAGCTTATAAACGGCAAGTTCCAGGGCGAATCGTCGGCGTTTCCCAAGATGCCAACGGTAAGCCGGCGCTGCGTTTAGCCTTGCAAACACGAGAACAACATATTCGTCGTGATAAAGCTACCAGTAACATTTGTACTGCACAAGTGCTGCTAGCTGTTATTGCTTCCATGTATGCCGTTTACCACGGGCCGACAGGATTGCAACGAATTGCCCAGAGAGTTCATCAATTAACTGCTATCCTGGCAGTCGGCTTGAAACGTCTGGGCTACAGCATCGGTTCAGAACCCTTCTTCGATACACTGCGGGTAGAATTAGGGTCAAAATCCCTGGAAGAGATTCTGCAAACCGCTGAAGTTAATCGAATTAACCTGCGTACCATTGATGCTACAACCATCGGCATTTCCCTAGACGAAACCGCCACAGTCACAGACTTGCTTGACCTCTGGCATATTTTCGCCGGCAGCGAAACTCTCCCCTTCACGGTTGAAGAATTATTGCACAGCGGAGAATGGCCACGCCTTAAACTCCGCAGCAGTAGCTATCTCACCCACCCCGTTTTCAACCGCTATCACTCGGAAACCGAGCTTTTGCGCTACCTACACCAGTTAGAAGCAAAAGACTTGTCCCTGACAACCTCAATGATTCCCTTGGGTTCGTGCACCATGAAGCTGAACGCCACAGCGGAAATGATGCCGGTGAGTTGGCCAGAATTCAACAAACTTCATCCCTTTGCGCCACGTTCTCAAACTCAAGGTTATCAAATCTTGTTCGGGCAACTTGAGCGATGGTTAGCAGAAATCACCGGCTTTGCGGGAGTTTCCCTACAACCGAATGCCGGTTCTCAAGGCGAATATGCCGGCCTGTTGGTGATTCGTCAATACCACGAACAACGGCAAGAAGCACACCGGGATGTCTGTCTCATTCCCCAGTCAGCCCACGGGACAAATCCAGCGAGTGCAGTCATGTGCGGCATGAAAGTTGTGCCGGTTGCCTGTGACACTCAAGGCAACGTTGACCTCGACGATCTCAAGGATAAGGCACAAAAGCACAGCAAAGAACTTGCCGCCCTGATGGTGACTTATCCCTCGACTCACGGCGTATTCGAGGAGCAAATTAAGGAAATCTGCGAGGTTGTCCACGCCCAAGGCGGCCAAGTTTATATGGACGGGGCGAATATGAACGCTCAAGTCGGGTTATGCCGGCCAGGAGATTTTGGCGCAGATGTCTGTCACTTAAACTTGCACAAGACTTTCTGTATCCCCCACGGCGGCGGCGGTCCTGGCATGGGTCCCATTGGTGTCGCCTCCCATCTGGTGCCGTTCCTACCTCAACACGGGGTTGTTAAACACGAAGAATTGAGAATTAAGAATGGAGAAAATTCTCAAATTTCAGTGGGTGCGGTTTCGGCTGCGCCTTGGGGAAGCGCTAGCATTTTGCCGATTTCATGGATGTACATTGTAATGATGGGCGCTGCCGGCTTGACGCAAGCAACCAAGGTGGCGATTCTGAATGCAAATTACATTGCCCGCCGATTAGAAGCTTACTACCCTGTGCTGTACAAAGGAAAAGCCGGCTTAGTGGCCCATGAGTGTATTTTGGATTTGCGATCTCTGAAAAAGAGTGCCGGTATTGAAGTGGATGACATCGCCAAACGCTTGATGGATTATGGCTTCCACGCGCCTACCGTTTCTTGGCCGGTGGCGGGAACCATGATGGTAGAACCCACAGAAAGTGAATCGAAGGAAGAACTCGACCGTTTTTGTGATGCGATGATAGCCATTCGCCACGAAATCGAGGAAATTGAACTCGGTCAGGCGGATGCTGAAGATAACGTTCTCAAGAATGCGCCCCACACGGCAGAAAGCTTGATGGTAGCGGAATGGAACCATTCTTATGAGCGCGAACAAGCGGCTTTCCCGGTTCCGTGGACTCGCGAACACAAATTCTGGCCGGCAGTCGGGCGGATTGACAATGCCTTTGGTGATCGCAATTTTGTCTGTTCTTGTTTGCCAATGGAGGCATACTCGCCGGCATAA
- the gcvH gene encoding glycine cleavage system protein GcvH, with product MSLEYPDDLKYLDTHEYVRLDGEIATVGISAFAVDQLGDIVFLELPEIGEALRKGDTFGTIESVKAVEDLKSPISGTVVERNAEVIEAPEQVGDDPYGEGWLLKLRIDDADELDEAMSSDEYRGLVEGD from the coding sequence ATGAGCTTGGAATATCCTGACGATTTGAAGTATCTCGACACCCACGAGTATGTGCGGCTTGATGGTGAAATTGCCACCGTTGGCATCAGTGCCTTTGCCGTCGATCAGCTCGGAGACATCGTGTTTCTGGAACTGCCAGAAATTGGCGAAGCTTTGCGAAAGGGCGATACTTTTGGAACAATTGAGTCAGTGAAAGCGGTTGAAGACCTCAAATCCCCAATTTCCGGCACCGTCGTGGAACGCAATGCCGAAGTGATTGAGGCACCGGAACAAGTGGGAGACGATCCCTATGGAGAAGGCTGGCTGCTCAAGCTTCGCATTGACGATGCGGATGAGCTAGATGAGGCGATGTCATCGGATGAGTATCGCGGCTTGGTAGAGGGAGACTAG
- a CDS encoding alpha/beta hydrolase encodes MKRKTLRHLLLGEFSFKRLGRSAIIIYAFVCFYAYFFTDRLIFQPPVASYEDSRETIKLISADGIQIAAIYLPNREATHTILYSHGNAEDLGNIRWMLEDLQKMGFAVFAYDYRGYGISEGKATEQGAYGDINAAYNYLTQKLGVSPARIIIYGRSVGSGPSVNLASRVNAAGLILENPFLSAFRVITRIPIVPFDKFSNIDKIQQVRCPVLVMHGTADDLIPFWHGQQLFAAANEPKRFLWVEGAGHNDVMEVAGDQYAKALREFVQLLKTRSLTSVSDSLPAHDDVTSQAILRGRR; translated from the coding sequence ATGAAGCGAAAAACGTTAAGACATCTGCTGCTGGGCGAATTTTCCTTTAAACGTTTAGGACGCTCTGCCATTATTATTTATGCCTTTGTTTGTTTTTACGCGTACTTTTTTACAGATCGATTGATTTTTCAGCCACCTGTAGCCAGTTATGAGGATTCTCGTGAGACGATCAAGCTGATCTCAGCGGATGGTATTCAGATTGCTGCTATCTATTTGCCGAATCGAGAGGCAACTCACACGATTCTCTACAGCCACGGAAATGCAGAAGATTTGGGGAATATTCGCTGGATGCTTGAGGATTTGCAGAAGATGGGGTTTGCTGTCTTCGCTTATGATTATCGGGGCTATGGGATAAGTGAGGGGAAAGCGACTGAGCAGGGTGCTTATGGGGATATTAACGCTGCCTATAATTATCTGACGCAGAAGCTGGGTGTGTCACCGGCACGAATTATTATCTACGGACGTTCGGTGGGTTCTGGGCCATCCGTTAATTTAGCGAGTCGGGTTAATGCTGCCGGTTTGATCTTAGAAAACCCTTTTCTCTCGGCTTTTCGGGTGATTACACGCATTCCGATTGTACCGTTTGACAAGTTTAGCAATATTGACAAAATTCAGCAGGTGCGCTGTCCGGTTTTGGTCATGCATGGCACTGCTGATGATCTGATTCCATTTTGGCACGGGCAGCAATTGTTTGCGGCTGCAAATGAACCGAAGCGCTTTTTGTGGGTTGAGGGTGCTGGCCATAATGATGTGATGGAAGTGGCCGGCGATCAGTATGCCAAAGCGTTGCGGGAGTTCGTTCAGTTGCTAAAAACTCGCTCCTTAACCTCTGTCTCTGACTCGCTTCCCGCCCACGATGATGTTACTTCTCAAGCAATTCTACGAGGCCGGCGATAA
- a CDS encoding M28 family peptidase produces MIQMPGESYSGEMLPLTAQEIVIRDALRRDIEQLAGQIGERNCWRYQQLTAAANFLEVSFVDSGYQVHRQSFDIDGQTFHNLEVEIAGTDKLDEIVIIGGHYDSVPNCAGANDNGTGTAAVLALARAFAGTKPSRTLRFVAFVNEEAPFFGTPSMGSLRYAQRCHKRHEKVVAMLSLETIGYYSDEIGSQKYPLPLAASYPLTGNFIGFVSNSESAQLLQQVVGAFRTHAKFPSEGAALPADVPGVGWSDQWAFWQQGYQAIMVTDTAPFRYPYYHTPQDTPDKIDFDSTARVVAGLQKVIAGLVELLEK; encoded by the coding sequence ATGATCCAGATGCCAGGAGAAAGCTACAGTGGTGAGATGCTACCGCTAACCGCCCAGGAAATCGTCATTCGAGACGCCCTGCGGCGGGATATTGAACAGCTAGCCGGCCAAATTGGAGAGCGTAACTGCTGGCGCTATCAACAGCTCACTGCTGCTGCAAATTTTTTAGAAGTCTCATTTGTAGATAGCGGCTATCAAGTCCACCGGCAAAGTTTTGACATCGACGGGCAAACGTTCCATAACCTGGAAGTTGAGATTGCCGGCACTGACAAGCTAGATGAAATTGTCATCATTGGCGGTCATTATGACTCGGTTCCCAACTGTGCCGGCGCGAATGATAACGGCACCGGCACAGCCGCCGTACTTGCTTTAGCTAGAGCATTTGCCGGCACAAAACCGTCTAGAACCCTGCGCTTTGTCGCCTTTGTCAACGAAGAAGCCCCATTTTTTGGCACCCCTTCTATGGGCAGCCTGCGGTATGCCCAACGCTGCCATAAGCGTCATGAAAAAGTCGTTGCCATGCTTAGCCTAGAAACCATCGGCTACTACTCCGACGAAATTGGCAGCCAGAAATACCCCTTGCCCCTCGCTGCCAGCTATCCCCTCACGGGCAACTTCATCGGTTTTGTTAGCAACTCAGAAAGCGCTCAACTATTGCAACAAGTTGTTGGCGCTTTCCGTACCCATGCGAAATTTCCCAGCGAAGGCGCAGCCCTGCCGGCAGACGTTCCCGGCGTCGGTTGGTCAGATCAATGGGCATTCTGGCAGCAAGGTTATCAGGCGATTATGGTGACAGATACCGCGCCCTTCCGCTATCCCTACTACCACACCCCACAAGATACGCCCGATAAAATCGACTTTGACAGCACTGCCCGCGTCGTTGCCGGTTTACAAAAAGTTATCGCCGGCCTCGTAGAATTGCTTGAGAAGTAA
- the gcvT gene encoding glycine cleavage system aminomethyltransferase GcvT translates to MTKSTHNSETKDLHPETAPARTPLYALSVELNARMTDFAGFLMPVQYAGINQEHQAVRTTAGIFDISHMGKFALKGKQLIEQLQFLVPSDLSRLQPGQAQYTVLLNDQGTILDDIIFYYQGQTDSGEHRGMIIVNAATQSQDKAWLLAHLKSTEIDLQDLSQEKALIALQGPQAASYLQPFVDADLKPVKPFGHLETSVLGAPAFLARTGYTGEDGFEIMVDPQIAIQLWRNLLAAGVTPCGLGARDTLRLEAAMPLYGQDIDDTATPLEAGLGWVVHLDSKGDFIGRSALEQQKRDGLNRRLVGLQMEGRHIARHGYPILHAGQPVGVVTSGAPSPTLGYPIAMAYVPPQLATAGQQLEVEIRGKLHPAVVVKRPFYRSPNRPSK, encoded by the coding sequence GTGACTAAGTCAACCCACAACAGCGAAACCAAAGATTTGCATCCAGAAACAGCACCCGCCCGGACACCCCTGTACGCTCTTTCTGTCGAACTAAATGCCCGGATGACCGATTTTGCCGGCTTCTTAATGCCGGTGCAGTATGCCGGCATCAACCAGGAACACCAAGCAGTTCGCACCACAGCGGGAATATTCGACATCTCCCACATGGGCAAATTCGCCCTAAAAGGTAAACAGCTAATCGAACAGCTTCAGTTTTTAGTGCCCTCGGATCTGAGCCGGCTGCAACCAGGACAAGCCCAGTACACTGTTTTATTAAACGATCAAGGCACCATCCTAGACGACATCATCTTCTATTACCAAGGCCAAACCGATAGCGGTGAACACAGAGGAATGATCATCGTCAATGCCGCCACCCAGTCCCAAGACAAAGCATGGCTATTGGCCCACCTAAAATCAACAGAAATTGATTTGCAAGATTTATCCCAAGAAAAAGCCCTGATCGCCCTTCAAGGCCCACAAGCCGCCAGCTATCTCCAGCCGTTTGTAGACGCCGATCTCAAGCCGGTGAAGCCCTTCGGTCATTTAGAAACTTCCGTGCTGGGTGCGCCCGCTTTCCTTGCCCGAACCGGCTACACCGGCGAAGATGGCTTTGAAATCATGGTAGACCCACAAATTGCCATTCAGCTATGGCGAAATCTCCTGGCAGCCGGCGTCACTCCTTGCGGACTAGGGGCACGGGATACCCTGCGTTTGGAAGCTGCTATGCCACTTTATGGGCAAGATATTGATGATACCGCAACACCCCTAGAAGCCGGCTTAGGTTGGGTTGTCCATCTCGACAGCAAAGGCGACTTTATCGGTCGATCAGCCCTAGAACAGCAAAAGCGAGACGGCTTAAACCGGCGACTCGTAGGACTGCAAATGGAAGGACGTCACATCGCCCGTCACGGCTATCCCATCCTTCATGCCGGCCAGCCGGTGGGCGTCGTTACCAGTGGCGCACCCTCACCCACACTGGGCTATCCAATTGCGATGGCTTACGTTCCTCCCCAGCTAGCCACTGCCGGCCAACAACTCGAAGTTGAAATTCGGGGAAAATTACATCCAGCCGTTGTTGTCAAGCGTCCGTTTTATCGCTCACCGAATCGACCCTCTAAATAA
- a CDS encoding RNA-binding protein: MSIYVGNLSYEVTQEDLSAVFAEYGSVKRVQLPTDRETGRPRGFGFVEMETEAEETAAIEALDGAEWMGRDLKVNKAKPREDRGPGGGGGGRRNNSFSRRY, from the coding sequence ATGTCTATTTATGTAGGCAATCTATCCTACGAAGTGACCCAAGAAGACTTGAGCGCCGTTTTTGCAGAATATGGTTCTGTCAAGCGTGTTCAGCTACCCACCGACCGGGAAACAGGTCGTCCTCGTGGTTTTGGTTTCGTTGAAATGGAAACCGAAGCCGAAGAAACCGCAGCCATTGAAGCGCTTGATGGTGCTGAATGGATGGGCCGGGATCTGAAAGTGAACAAAGCCAAGCCTCGTGAGGATCGCGGTCCTGGTGGTGGCGGTGGTGGCCGGCGGAACAACAGCTTCTCTCGCCGCTACTAA
- the hisF gene encoding imidazole glycerol phosphate synthase subunit HisF gives MLAKRILPCLDVKAGRVVKGVNFVNLRDAGDPVELAQVYNEAGADELVFLDITATHEDRDIIYDVVYRTAEQVFIPLTVGGGIQNLETIKKLLRAGADKVSVNSAAVRDPEFINKASERFGNQCIVVAIDARRRSDPANPGWDVYVRGGRENTGIDALAWAKEVEQRGAGELLVTSMDADGTQAGYDLALTRSIAEQVQIPVIASGGAGNCHHIYEALSAGQAEAALLASLLHYGQLTVSEIKQHLAAHQVPVRLL, from the coding sequence ATGCTGGCCAAGCGAATTTTACCCTGCCTGGATGTTAAAGCCGGTCGGGTCGTCAAAGGTGTGAATTTTGTCAACCTGCGGGATGCCGGCGATCCGGTAGAGCTAGCTCAGGTTTACAATGAGGCCGGTGCCGATGAATTGGTGTTTCTGGATATTACAGCCACTCATGAAGACCGCGATATTATCTATGACGTGGTGTACCGCACCGCAGAACAGGTATTTATACCGTTGACAGTCGGCGGCGGCATCCAAAACTTAGAAACTATTAAAAAATTGTTACGAGCCGGTGCGGATAAAGTGAGCGTAAACTCCGCTGCTGTGCGCGATCCTGAGTTTATTAATAAGGCCAGTGAGCGGTTTGGCAACCAGTGTATTGTAGTGGCTATAGATGCCCGCCGGCGCTCCGATCCAGCAAATCCAGGCTGGGATGTCTATGTCAGGGGCGGACGAGAAAACACCGGCATTGATGCGCTGGCATGGGCGAAAGAAGTTGAGCAGCGCGGTGCAGGTGAGCTGCTGGTGACGAGTATGGATGCCGATGGAACTCAAGCTGGGTATGACTTAGCGTTAACCCGCTCGATTGCTGAACAAGTGCAAATTCCAGTCATTGCTTCAGGTGGTGCCGGCAACTGTCATCACATTTATGAAGCCCTCAGTGCCGGTCAAGCAGAAGCCGCTCTTTTAGCCTCTCTGCTGCATTACGGACAGTTAACCGTCTCTGAAATTAAACAACACTTAGCCGCCCATCAAGTCCCCGTGCGTTTGCTCTAA